One Candidatus Nanosynbacter featherlites genomic region harbors:
- a CDS encoding response regulator transcription factor — translation MNILLVEDEPAVRTGTEQFLRQRGFTVITATSGEEALDKFAGADVIVLDIMLPGMSGIEVLHQIRQTSDVPVLMLTALHDEPTQVASFDELADDYMSKPFSLVILEKRIKALLRRQQSVKKTLWQRGLASVDFAAYQGFYDDTDAHLKPKEVQLLKLLVDNPNMVWSRQAIIDKLWRDDEVPFDRVIDVYIKNLRKKLHLDCIVTVKGVGYRYEES, via the coding sequence ATGAACATTCTCCTGGTTGAAGACGAACCAGCGGTGCGCACTGGCACCGAGCAATTCCTGCGCCAGCGCGGCTTTACGGTGATAACGGCGACCAGCGGCGAGGAGGCGCTTGATAAGTTCGCTGGGGCGGATGTGATTGTCCTTGACATCATGCTACCAGGGATGAGTGGCATTGAGGTATTGCATCAAATTCGCCAGACCAGCGACGTGCCGGTGTTGATGCTGACGGCTCTGCATGATGAGCCGACGCAAGTTGCGAGTTTTGACGAGCTGGCGGATGACTATATGAGTAAGCCGTTTTCGCTGGTGATTTTAGAAAAGCGAATTAAGGCACTACTTCGTCGCCAGCAGTCTGTCAAAAAAACCTTGTGGCAGCGCGGTTTGGCCTCGGTGGATTTTGCTGCCTATCAGGGATTTTATGATGATACTGACGCGCACCTCAAGCCCAAGGAAGTGCAGTTGCTCAAGCTGCTAGTGGATAATCCAAACATGGTCTGGAGCCGCCAGGCTATCATTGATAAATTGTGGCGTGATGATGAGGTGCCGTTCGACCGAGTGATTGATGTCTATATCAAAAACTTACGCAAAAAATTGCACCTAGACTGCATCGTCACGGTGAAGGGGGTGGGTTATCGCTATGAAGAATCTTAA
- a CDS encoding FAD-dependent oxidoreductase: MDTQQFDALIIGFGKAGKTLAVTLANAGKKVALVERTPKMYGGTCINIACIPTKVLVSAAEHHQSFDEAMAHKTTVVARLNEKNYHMLADRETVSVIEGEASFVDDRTVKVMAGDDELIVSAPQIFINTGAESIIPDIPGVDKPFVYTSTELLDKMTQPKQLAIIGGGYIGLEFASTYAKLGTKVTVFERGDALLAREDPAIARATTEALQAQGIEIVFSVDVTAIEGESTATIRTVNHDDYAGYDAVLMATGRRPATMSLNLPAAGVATDERGAIVVDETLRTSRSHIWAMGDVTGGPQFTYASLDDFRIVRSQLLGDGLYTRAKQKILPYAVFMQTPLGRVGMTEAEARATGREIIVKELPAMAIPRLHVDNATTGLLRAVIDANTEQILGASLLCRNSPEVINIIKTVMDNDLPYTVLRDQIFTHPTVSEALNDLFA; the protein is encoded by the coding sequence ATGGATACACAACAATTTGACGCACTTATCATTGGTTTTGGCAAAGCCGGCAAGACATTGGCGGTGACGCTGGCGAATGCGGGCAAAAAGGTAGCGCTGGTGGAGCGGACACCAAAGATGTATGGCGGCACCTGTATTAATATTGCTTGTATTCCTACTAAGGTGCTGGTCAGTGCGGCTGAGCATCATCAAAGTTTTGATGAGGCGATGGCACATAAGACAACAGTGGTAGCGCGGTTGAATGAGAAGAACTATCACATGCTCGCGGATCGTGAAACGGTGAGTGTCATTGAGGGTGAGGCATCGTTTGTAGATGATCGTACTGTGAAGGTTATGGCGGGTGACGACGAGCTAATAGTGAGTGCACCGCAGATTTTTATTAACACCGGTGCGGAATCAATCATCCCAGATATTCCAGGTGTTGATAAGCCGTTTGTATATACCAGTACTGAATTGCTGGATAAAATGACACAGCCAAAACAGCTAGCTATCATTGGTGGCGGTTATATTGGGTTAGAATTTGCCTCAACTTATGCCAAACTTGGTACAAAAGTAACAGTATTTGAGAGGGGTGATGCTCTGCTTGCACGTGAAGATCCAGCAATTGCTCGGGCTACTACTGAAGCATTGCAGGCACAGGGTATCGAGATTGTGTTTAGTGTGGATGTGACAGCGATTGAGGGTGAGTCTACTGCGACGATTCGCACAGTAAATCATGATGATTACGCTGGTTATGATGCGGTTTTGATGGCTACGGGCCGTCGCCCGGCGACGATGAGCTTGAATTTACCAGCTGCTGGTGTAGCGACGGATGAGCGCGGGGCAATTGTGGTTGATGAAACACTTCGCACTAGTCGGTCGCATATTTGGGCAATGGGCGATGTAACGGGCGGGCCACAATTTACCTATGCGTCGCTGGACGATTTTCGGATTGTGAGAAGCCAGTTGCTGGGCGATGGTCTGTACACTCGCGCCAAACAAAAAATCTTGCCGTACGCGGTCTTTATGCAAACGCCGCTAGGTCGGGTGGGTATGACAGAGGCTGAGGCGCGTGCGACGGGGCGCGAAATTATCGTAAAAGAGTTGCCTGCTATGGCGATTCCACGCCTGCATGTTGATAATGCTACAACAGGCTTGCTGCGTGCGGTGATTGACGCAAACACTGAACAAATTTTGGGTGCTAGTTTATTGTGTCGTAACTCACCAGAAGTCATTAATATTATCAAAACTGTAATGGATAATGACCTACCATATACTGTACTGCGTGACCAAATATTCACTCATCCAACGGTGAGTGAGGCATTGAACGATTTATTTGCGTAA
- a CDS encoding HIT family protein has translation MNYTIFDDIVSGKMKSWKVWEDEKFLAFLTPFPNTPGFTVVIPKQNPGDYVFSLDDELYSEMMLAVKKVANILEKAFDTPRVALIFEGTGVAHVHAKLVPLHGDLAKGIGSAVSHEQAFYAEYPGWLTTADGPKMDDAQLDEIQARILAAQEIK, from the coding sequence ATGAATTACACAATTTTTGACGATATCGTGTCAGGTAAAATGAAATCTTGGAAAGTCTGGGAAGATGAGAAATTTTTAGCGTTTCTCACGCCGTTTCCCAATACACCGGGCTTTACCGTGGTAATACCGAAACAGAATCCAGGCGATTACGTATTTTCCTTGGATGATGAATTGTATTCTGAGATGATGCTGGCAGTGAAAAAGGTTGCTAATATTTTAGAAAAAGCTTTCGATACGCCGCGAGTGGCATTGATTTTTGAGGGGACAGGCGTGGCGCATGTGCATGCCAAGCTGGTACCGCTGCATGGTGACTTAGCGAAGGGTATTGGCTCGGCAGTGTCGCATGAGCAGGCATTTTACGCGGAATATCCGGGTTGGCTGACCACTGCTGATGGTCCAAAAATGGATGACGCCCAGCTGGACGAAATTCAGGCGCGGATTTTGGCGGCGCAAGAAATAAAATAA
- a CDS encoding KH domain-containing protein: MSTIDQQFVEYIIKSLVEHPDDVVVERLIDEKGVLLTLTVNPEDLGRVIGKRGGTAQSVRTLLRALGTKNDARYNLKIVNNDGFTGAQSSEDGASSGSAVEKPTEEAVESQSSYAENARKELAELDDLDI; the protein is encoded by the coding sequence ATGTCAACGATTGACCAGCAATTTGTGGAATACATCATTAAATCACTTGTAGAACATCCAGATGATGTTGTCGTTGAGCGGTTGATTGATGAAAAGGGCGTACTGTTGACGCTGACTGTCAACCCTGAGGATTTGGGCCGAGTGATCGGTAAACGCGGCGGTACTGCGCAAAGTGTTCGCACCTTGTTGCGGGCGTTGGGCACGAAAAATGACGCACGTTACAATTTGAAAATCGTCAACAACGATGGCTTTACTGGCGCGCAGAGCAGTGAAGATGGCGCATCTTCTGGTTCTGCTGTGGAAAAGCCAACAGAGGAAGCTGTGGAAAGCCAATCTTCCTACGCAGAAAATGCTCGAAAAGAGCTTGCAGAACTAGACGACCTTGATATATAA
- a CDS encoding phosphatase PAP2 family protein, translating into MEAIVKLVADGLVIPVVLIGAYALLCKVPNNKKYQTYARVLMAGLTAYVIAKTVGTFYQPESLRPFELMGVEPGAAYLNNPGFPSDHALFTMAITLAVWFGTRDKLLASVCLVLTLLVGIGRVLALVHTPLDVAGGLLIACIGIIWYKPLIKR; encoded by the coding sequence ATGGAAGCAATTGTGAAACTGGTGGCAGACGGTTTGGTTATACCGGTGGTTTTGATTGGTGCGTACGCATTGCTGTGCAAAGTGCCGAACAACAAAAAATATCAGACATATGCCAGAGTGTTGATGGCAGGCTTGACGGCGTATGTGATAGCAAAGACGGTGGGGACGTTCTATCAGCCGGAAAGTTTGCGTCCGTTTGAACTGATGGGCGTTGAGCCGGGCGCAGCCTATCTCAACAATCCTGGGTTTCCTTCAGATCACGCATTGTTTACCATGGCGATTACCTTGGCAGTATGGTTCGGTACGCGTGATAAACTGTTGGCCAGTGTTTGTTTGGTGTTGACACTGCTGGTTGGAATTGGCCGGGTGTTGGCATTGGTGCACACACCACTTGATGTCGCTGGTGGTTTGTTGATAGCGTGCATCGGAATCATCTGGTATAAACCATTGATAAAGCGTTAG
- the pheS gene encoding phenylalanine--tRNA ligase subunit alpha, producing MEKLDEVRSVLLSRVAEAAEPRSVLRSAELRELYGVITTLSAEERGAFGKKVNELKQELERAVTAREAELSKVDLPPIDVTAPMDVNAPRPELLPSERGTIHPLMREIDRISDIFNRMGFVTEESREIDDQFHMFESLNFPKGHPARDDYDTFMTEETDANGDRLIAPAHTSTMQNRVLKKYHGNLANGGAIAAIVPDRVFRNEDLDARHEHTFYQVEGMYVAKGVNVGNLIATLQEFLQEYYGKKLDVRVNPFYFPFTEPSFEFALSCPFCEGKNPDCKVCSGEGWIELLGCGMIHPNVLKAADIDPNEYTGFAFGCGIDRLVMMKYGIEDVRHFESGKLDFLEQF from the coding sequence ATGGAAAAGTTAGATGAAGTTCGATCAGTATTATTATCACGTGTAGCCGAGGCAGCCGAGCCGCGCAGTGTCTTGCGGAGTGCGGAGCTACGGGAACTATATGGTGTCATCACGACGCTGTCAGCCGAAGAGCGCGGAGCGTTTGGTAAGAAAGTCAATGAACTGAAGCAGGAGTTGGAGCGGGCGGTTACGGCTCGCGAAGCTGAGCTGTCAAAAGTTGACTTGCCGCCAATTGACGTGACAGCACCGATGGACGTCAATGCTCCCCGGCCTGAATTACTGCCGAGTGAACGGGGCACAATTCATCCATTGATGCGTGAGATCGACCGTATTTCTGACATTTTCAATCGCATGGGTTTCGTGACGGAAGAGTCGCGCGAAATCGACGATCAATTTCATATGTTCGAGAGTCTGAACTTCCCGAAGGGTCACCCGGCGCGTGATGATTATGATACGTTCATGACTGAGGAGACGGATGCCAATGGCGACCGCTTGATTGCCCCAGCGCACACCTCGACCATGCAAAACCGCGTGCTGAAAAAATATCACGGCAATTTGGCGAACGGCGGGGCGATCGCCGCCATCGTACCTGATCGGGTGTTTCGCAACGAAGATTTGGACGCGCGGCACGAGCACACGTTCTATCAAGTCGAAGGTATGTATGTCGCCAAGGGTGTCAATGTCGGCAACCTCATCGCGACGTTGCAGGAATTTTTGCAGGAATATTACGGCAAGAAATTGGATGTGCGCGTCAACCCATTTTATTTCCCGTTCACCGAGCCGAGCTTTGAATTTGCGCTGAGCTGCCCGTTCTGTGAGGGCAAAAATCCGGATTGTAAGGTTTGTTCGGGCGAGGGCTGGATCGAACTCTTGGGCTGCGGCATGATCCACCCGAACGTGCTGAAGGCTGCCGACATCGATCCGAATGAGTACACCGGTTTTGCCTTTGGCTGCGGCATCGACCGCCTGGTGATGATGAAATACGGTATCGAGGACGTACGGCATTTTGAGAGTGGCAAGCTGGACTTTTTGGAGCAGTTTTAA
- a CDS encoding MIP/aquaporin family protein, translating into MATKKTSKKAPVKATAKKTATAKTETKTTVKRVVTESAAAKSKSKRAKLGSTLPSNLINIVIAEIIGTFILTLTALFASDVLSSMYVGFALMLIVTAIGGISGAHVNPAVTFGLWSMRKLKTALVPFYWGAQFLGAMAAVVLIGSITNNGFALSFNQFTAFSWSVFAVELIGVAVFMFGVAAALNRKEISTTGKAFGIGLALMIGLVVSGSITSFVRASVIAKIQDNQVAAQSENSERPYPREIYISGATLNPAVALAVTEKTDTQVRSNSPFPGKNEKNYSRFSLEVIVATLIGAALGGNLFLLINYRNKEEE; encoded by the coding sequence ATGGCTACGAAGAAAACTTCAAAGAAAGCCCCGGTTAAAGCTACGGCAAAGAAAACTGCTACAGCTAAGACCGAAACCAAAACGACCGTCAAACGAGTCGTCACCGAATCTGCTGCGGCCAAAAGCAAAAGCAAGCGCGCCAAATTAGGTTCCACATTACCAAGCAACTTAATCAACATCGTCATCGCGGAAATCATCGGTACGTTCATCTTGACGCTGACCGCTCTGTTTGCATCAGACGTCTTGTCATCAATGTACGTTGGTTTTGCGTTGATGCTCATCGTTACTGCCATTGGTGGTATTTCTGGCGCACACGTCAACCCAGCCGTCACCTTTGGTTTGTGGTCAATGCGCAAATTAAAAACCGCTTTGGTACCATTTTACTGGGGTGCACAATTCCTCGGTGCCATGGCAGCAGTCGTGTTGATCGGCTCAATCACCAACAACGGTTTTGCGCTCAGCTTTAACCAATTCACTGCATTCTCATGGAGTGTCTTTGCCGTTGAACTGATCGGTGTTGCTGTCTTCATGTTCGGCGTCGCCGCAGCATTGAACCGCAAAGAGATCAGCACGACTGGCAAAGCCTTTGGTATTGGTCTGGCATTGATGATCGGTTTGGTCGTATCAGGCTCAATCACGTCATTTGTCCGTGCATCAGTCATAGCCAAGATCCAAGATAACCAAGTTGCAGCACAATCAGAAAACAGCGAGCGTCCATACCCACGAGAAATTTACATCTCAGGCGCAACACTCAACCCAGCTGTTGCTTTGGCAGTCACAGAAAAGACTGACACTCAAGTGCGCAGCAACAGTCCATTCCCAGGCAAGAACGAGAAAAACTACTCTCGCTTCAGCCTGGAAGTAATTGTCGCAACACTTATCGGTGCAGCTCTAGGTGGCAACTTGTTCTTGCTCATCAACTACCGCAACAAGGAAGAAGAGTAG
- the nusB gene encoding transcription antitermination factor NusB encodes MASNRHLGRIVALQTLYEYEFRREVGDDTVQYKDILERNLDKYKSSVDDVDFVDKLVRGVISVQQELDEQLRPLAPEWPIEQIARIDRAVLRLALYELNHAKDAPPKVVINEAVELAKAFGSDNSGKFINGVLGTAYRSLQEDADDKGQF; translated from the coding sequence ATGGCTTCAAACCGTCATTTAGGACGAATCGTCGCTCTTCAGACATTGTATGAATATGAATTTCGCCGTGAGGTTGGAGACGATACAGTCCAATACAAAGACATTCTTGAGAGAAATCTTGATAAGTACAAGTCATCAGTCGATGATGTCGATTTTGTGGATAAGCTGGTGCGCGGCGTGATCTCGGTGCAGCAGGAACTGGATGAGCAACTACGTCCGTTGGCTCCCGAATGGCCAATTGAGCAGATCGCGCGAATTGACCGAGCAGTTTTGCGGTTAGCGCTGTATGAGCTCAATCACGCAAAAGATGCACCTCCAAAAGTGGTCATCAATGAAGCAGTCGAATTAGCCAAAGCGTTTGGTTCGGATAACTCAGGGAAATTTATCAACGGTGTGCTGGGTACGGCATATCGCTCCCTCCAAGAGGATGCCGATGACAAAGGACAATTTTAG
- the rnc gene encoding ribonuclease III — protein MSGMNTAPYQEFAREKLGFEFTNLDLLITALTHRSYVNEHRKSVHEHNERLEFLGDAVLELAVTEYLFAHFSEPEGILTAWRAALVRTESIGDAGDKLGYGPLIRMSKGEKNGSDRAHLQILANAFEAVIGAIYLERGFDDARDFIHTHIIVKLDHILETGSWRDPKSHLQEVSQRLDGQTPVYKVLGEEGPDHDKVFRLGVFVGDRLMGQGSGPSKQVAQQAAARAALAEYRRLTDESESNS, from the coding sequence ATGAGTGGGATGAATACTGCGCCATATCAAGAATTTGCGCGCGAAAAGCTGGGTTTTGAGTTTACAAATTTGGATCTTTTGATTACTGCGCTGACGCACCGCAGCTATGTCAACGAGCACCGAAAATCAGTTCACGAGCATAACGAGCGGCTGGAGTTTTTGGGCGACGCTGTGTTGGAACTGGCGGTGACCGAATATCTGTTTGCTCATTTCTCTGAGCCAGAAGGTATTTTGACAGCATGGCGGGCGGCACTGGTGCGCACAGAGAGTATCGGTGATGCGGGCGACAAACTGGGTTACGGACCGCTCATTCGCATGTCCAAGGGTGAGAAAAATGGTTCGGATCGGGCACATTTGCAGATTTTAGCCAACGCGTTTGAGGCGGTCATCGGTGCGATCTATCTGGAGCGTGGCTTTGATGATGCACGCGATTTTATCCATACACACATCATCGTCAAACTAGACCACATTTTGGAAACTGGCAGTTGGCGCGATCCAAAGTCTCATTTGCAGGAGGTTTCGCAGCGGCTAGATGGACAAACGCCGGTTTATAAAGTGCTGGGCGAAGAAGGGCCTGACCATGACAAAGTTTTCAGGTTGGGTGTGTTTGTCGGTGACCGTTTGATGGGCCAGGGCAGTGGTCCTTCCAAACAAGTTGCCCAGCAAGCAGCGGCTCGGGCTGCGTTGGCAGAATATCGGCGACTGACTGACGAATCAGAAAGCAATTCCTGA
- the trmD gene encoding tRNA (guanosine(37)-N1)-methyltransferase TrmD has product MRKFQVITLFPEMLTGVFGNSMMWKAQKEGLVSLETIDLREFGLGPRRQVDDTPYGGGDGMLLMIEPLWKAVTHAKSQDPTAKVVIMTPRGTRWKQSLAQDFSEKEHGYIFICGRYEGYDERIMELVDLELSVGDYVLTGGELPAMTIIDSIVRLLPGVLGGEQSAAIESFSDGETLEFPQYTRPAEFNGLQVPEILLSGNHAMIAEWRKTHSQKLNNT; this is encoded by the coding sequence ATGAGAAAATTTCAAGTTATTACATTGTTCCCAGAAATGTTGACGGGCGTGTTTGGTAATTCCATGATGTGGAAAGCGCAAAAAGAAGGCTTGGTGAGCCTGGAGACGATTGATTTGCGTGAGTTTGGCCTGGGTCCGCGGCGGCAAGTTGATGACACGCCGTATGGTGGCGGTGACGGTATGCTGCTGATGATTGAGCCGCTGTGGAAGGCGGTGACGCACGCCAAGAGCCAGGATCCAACTGCTAAAGTAGTCATTATGACGCCACGTGGCACCAGATGGAAGCAGTCGCTGGCGCAAGATTTTTCCGAAAAAGAGCACGGCTATATATTCATCTGTGGACGATATGAGGGGTACGATGAGCGAATTATGGAGCTAGTAGATCTAGAGTTAAGCGTTGGGGATTATGTGTTGACTGGCGGCGAGCTGCCAGCCATGACTATCATCGACTCTATCGTTCGGCTGCTGCCAGGGGTTTTGGGCGGTGAACAATCGGCAGCCATCGAGAGTTTTTCAGACGGCGAGACCTTGGAGTTTCCGCAGTACACACGTCCCGCTGAATTCAATGGCCTGCAGGTTCCGGAGATTCTACTGAGTGGCAATCATGCCATGATCGCCGAGTGGCGCAAAACGCATTCGCAAAAGCTGAATAATACTTAA
- a CDS encoding NUDIX domain-containing protein, with the protein MTKDNFSGIRKYFSGHKKPSIQEIVREPTAGGVVFRRNKKGEAEFLLYQDARDRWTIPKGHIEPGETAQVTAKREIGEETGLKKIEVCGWLGKVNFRYRRIDKLVLMTTQVYLVKALDPNEKLQKEAWMNGLKWFSFHEALDEIEYEDIGKLILLAMKRIRQENL; encoded by the coding sequence ATGACAAAGGACAATTTTAGCGGAATACGCAAATATTTTAGCGGACATAAAAAGCCATCAATTCAGGAAATCGTGCGCGAGCCGACGGCTGGTGGCGTGGTGTTCCGCCGCAATAAAAAGGGTGAGGCCGAATTTTTGTTGTATCAAGACGCACGGGATCGCTGGACTATCCCAAAGGGACACATTGAGCCAGGTGAGACGGCGCAGGTCACCGCCAAGCGAGAGATCGGTGAAGAGACTGGCTTAAAAAAGATTGAAGTTTGTGGCTGGCTGGGCAAGGTTAATTTTCGCTACCGACGAATTGATAAATTGGTGCTGATGACGACACAGGTATATCTAGTCAAGGCGCTTGATCCAAATGAAAAATTGCAAAAAGAAGCGTGGATGAATGGTCTCAAATGGTTTTCATTTCACGAAGCTTTGGACGAAATCGAATACGAAGATATCGGCAAATTGATCTTACTCGCTATGAAACGTATCAGACAGGAGAATTTGTAG
- a CDS encoding DNA recombination protein RmuC gives MEIIIIILLGIIVMGLGATLFVLQSKLGELKQQSSVELIKTDVVELGRTIAKLNESVSDKLERSNAQVQTSVQKQLSESAKLVADVTQRLAKLDETNKRVVDVATDLKTLQNVLQNPKQRGVFGEFYLESVLDNVLPAKQFQMQYRFKDGEIVDAVIFLDKGQILPVDSKFSLENYNRMINAETKAERELWLNKVKADLKGRIDETSKYIRPREHTMDFAFMFIPSESLYYDLLINNVGAGGSSRDLIEYAFRDKRVIIVSPTSFLAYLQTVLQGLRSLQIEEQAKDIQVRVGQLGVHIKKFDELMTKMGKSLSTTVGHYNNSYKELGKIDKDVVRIAGGDHQAQLELIDRPAQED, from the coding sequence ATGGAAATCATTATCATCATTCTCTTAGGTATTATCGTTATGGGCTTGGGCGCGACGTTGTTCGTGCTGCAGTCAAAACTAGGCGAGCTGAAGCAGCAATCATCAGTCGAGCTCATCAAAACTGACGTAGTGGAGCTGGGGCGAACCATCGCCAAGTTGAATGAATCAGTCAGCGATAAATTGGAGCGCAGCAATGCTCAAGTGCAAACTTCGGTACAAAAGCAGCTGTCAGAAAGTGCCAAGTTGGTAGCGGACGTAACACAGCGGCTGGCAAAATTGGACGAGACGAACAAGCGGGTGGTCGACGTGGCGACTGACCTAAAAACTTTGCAGAATGTCCTGCAAAATCCCAAGCAGCGCGGTGTGTTCGGCGAGTTTTACCTGGAAAGCGTGCTGGATAATGTGCTGCCCGCCAAGCAGTTCCAGATGCAATATCGCTTCAAGGATGGCGAGATTGTTGATGCGGTGATTTTTCTAGACAAGGGGCAGATTTTGCCAGTAGACAGTAAGTTTAGCTTGGAAAATTATAACCGGATGATTAACGCCGAGACCAAAGCCGAGCGCGAGCTGTGGCTAAATAAGGTGAAGGCTGACCTGAAGGGTCGCATTGACGAAACCAGCAAATATATTCGCCCGCGGGAGCATACTATGGATTTTGCCTTTATGTTCATCCCGAGTGAGTCGCTGTATTATGACCTACTCATCAATAATGTTGGTGCGGGAGGTTCGAGCCGCGATTTGATTGAGTATGCCTTTCGTGACAAGCGGGTGATCATCGTCAGTCCGACCAGCTTTTTGGCGTATTTACAGACGGTACTGCAGGGGCTGCGGAGCCTACAGATTGAAGAGCAGGCCAAGGATATCCAGGTGCGTGTCGGTCAGCTGGGCGTGCATATCAAAAAGTTTGATGAGCTAATGACCAAGATGGGCAAGAGTCTCAGCACCACTGTCGGGCATTATAATAATTCGTACAAGGAGCTGGGCAAGATTGATAAAGACGTGGTGCGGATCGCTGGTGGTGATCATCAAGCGCAGCTAGAGCTAATCGATCGGCCTGCGCAGGAAGATTAA
- a CDS encoding alpha/beta hydrolase has protein sequence MAVRGKALGITIAGVVAVLIAASVAWVFLCPSRSTDLQKAHIQRRDYDQSVKDIQKVIADDAANGEVRPESRPILKTHGKKTARAVMILHGVSGEPSAMAELADWFYQTGYNVYVPRAPHHGLKDGKQHGKVRASELVNFMSDSAGLVSGLGDELGVIGHSGGGTLATWLAQYGDGLFSRVLLLSPYYEPDASQAPKWQVALLRNVYGNHLLPDQFFDGALSYRALANYVIIKQNYRSDLKAVGLKHVGLIIGSEDRLIDGAMASDIAEKMAKNSGATFTNETTPVHMGVGHELIWPGDKSVKQYKKELYDMYVRVYEQ, from the coding sequence ATGGCAGTACGTGGTAAAGCGCTGGGGATAACAATAGCCGGTGTCGTGGCGGTGCTGATTGCGGCGTCTGTTGCCTGGGTATTCCTGTGTCCAAGTCGGAGTACTGACCTGCAAAAGGCTCACATTCAGCGGCGTGATTATGACCAGTCGGTGAAGGATATTCAAAAGGTCATTGCTGATGATGCGGCTAATGGCGAGGTGCGTCCAGAATCTCGCCCAATTCTGAAAACTCACGGCAAGAAAACTGCGCGGGCGGTGATGATTCTTCATGGCGTCAGCGGTGAGCCGTCGGCGATGGCAGAGTTGGCGGATTGGTTCTATCAGACGGGATACAATGTCTACGTGCCGCGAGCACCGCACCATGGCCTGAAAGATGGCAAGCAGCACGGCAAAGTTCGCGCCAGTGAATTGGTGAATTTTATGAGTGATAGTGCTGGGCTGGTCAGCGGGCTGGGCGATGAGCTAGGCGTGATTGGCCATTCGGGCGGTGGTACGCTGGCGACGTGGTTGGCACAATATGGCGATGGATTGTTTTCGCGGGTGCTGCTACTTTCGCCGTACTATGAGCCGGATGCTTCTCAGGCACCAAAGTGGCAAGTGGCGCTGCTGCGCAATGTCTATGGCAATCATCTGCTGCCAGATCAATTTTTTGATGGCGCTTTGTCATACCGGGCATTGGCAAATTATGTCATCATCAAGCAAAATTATCGCAGCGATTTGAAGGCGGTAGGGTTGAAGCACGTTGGTTTGATCATCGGTAGCGAGGACCGTTTAATTGACGGTGCCATGGCAAGTGACATTGCAGAAAAGATGGCTAAAAACAGTGGCGCCACGTTTACAAATGAAACGACACCAGTGCACATGGGCGTTGGTCATGAATTGATATGGCCGGGAGATAAGTCCGTGAAGCAATACAAAAAAGAATTGTACGACATGTACGTACGGGTATATGAGCAATGA